A window of the Heptranchias perlo isolate sHepPer1 chromosome 37, sHepPer1.hap1, whole genome shotgun sequence genome harbors these coding sequences:
- the LOC137304552 gene encoding zinc finger protein Gfi-1b-like isoform X2 — MPRSFLVRSKRVTGYQGQRYGEDESVQQTLRPAINEGVDRVDNGWLEPMARSQGAPALLIKVEEPSQGVDPIEKSTSVRGSEFGCWRTPRSHAGSIVPRETLTDHHGAEDETCKRRAECENVWGPLSTPDNLFLPPEAPRALGLRFRPYSWSGYTTVGLKHLVQDYLSPMLDPQPTLQGQSTQLTIEDDSHMLFTQRPSHKAPYNCIKCDKVFFTSHGLEVHVRRSHSGSQLFTCEACGKAFGHSVSLEQHQATHSQGKEKSFNCKICGKNFKRSSTLSTHLLIHSDTRPYPCQYCGKRFHQKSDMKKHTFIHTGEKPHKCQVCGKAFSQSSNLITHSRKHTGFKPFVCSACGKGFQRKVDLRRHQETHIGFNSVNV, encoded by the exons GTGTTGACCGGGTGGACAATGGGTGGCTGGAGCCCATGGCCAGATCCCAGGGAGCTCCGGCTCTTTTAATTAAAGTAGAGGAGCCCTCTCAGGGAGTCGATCCTATTGAGAAAAGCACCTCGGTCAGAGGGTCAGAGTTCGGGTGTTGGAGGACTCCTCGATCACACGCTGGCTCGATAGTGCCGAGAGAGACCCTCACAGACCACCATGGAGCAGAGGACGAAACGTGCAAGAGAAGAGCTGAGTGTGAGAATGTCTGGGGACCTCTCTCCACACCTG ATAACTTATTTCTCCCTCCGGAGGCTCCCCGGGCTCTGGGATTACGATTCAGGCCGTACTCCTGGAGTGGTTACACCACAGTAGGACTCAAGCACCTGGTTCAGGATTACCTGTCACCGATGTTAGACCCTCAGCCCACACTGCAGGGTCAGAGCACTCAACTAACCATTGAGGACGACAGTCACATGCTCTTCACCCAGAGACCCTCGCACAAAGCTCCATACAACTGCATCAAATGTGACAAG GTGTTTTTCACTTCTCATGGGCTGGAGGTACATGTCCGAAGATCACACAGCGGCAGTCAGCTCTTCACCTGTGAGGCATGTGGGAAAGCATTTGGACACTCTGTCAGTCTGGAGCAGCACCAAgccacacactcccagggcaag GAGAAGAGTTTCAACTGCAAGATCTGTGGGAAAAATTTTAAACGTTCCTCGACGCTCTCCACTCACTTACTGATCCACTCGGACACCCGCCCGTATCCCTGCCAGTACTGCGGGAAACGATTCCATCAGAAATCCGACATGAAGAAACACACCTTCATCCACACAG GTGAGAAGCCTCACAAGTGTCAGGTGTGTGGGAAAGCCTTCAGCCAGAGCTCAAACCTTATCACCCACAGTCGGAAGCACACTGGCTTCAAACCTTTCGTTTGCTCTGCCTGTGGGAAAGGATTTCAGCGCAAAGTAGACTTGCGCCGGCATCAAGAGACTCATATTGGTTTTAATTCAGTGAACGTATAG
- the LOC137304552 gene encoding zinc finger protein Gfi-1b-like isoform X1: MPRSFLVRSKRVTGYQGQRYGEDESVQQTLRPAINEAGVDRVDNGWLEPMARSQGAPALLIKVEEPSQGVDPIEKSTSVRGSEFGCWRTPRSHAGSIVPRETLTDHHGAEDETCKRRAECENVWGPLSTPDNLFLPPEAPRALGLRFRPYSWSGYTTVGLKHLVQDYLSPMLDPQPTLQGQSTQLTIEDDSHMLFTQRPSHKAPYNCIKCDKVFFTSHGLEVHVRRSHSGSQLFTCEACGKAFGHSVSLEQHQATHSQGKEKSFNCKICGKNFKRSSTLSTHLLIHSDTRPYPCQYCGKRFHQKSDMKKHTFIHTGEKPHKCQVCGKAFSQSSNLITHSRKHTGFKPFVCSACGKGFQRKVDLRRHQETHIGFNSVNV; this comes from the exons CAGGTGTTGACCGGGTGGACAATGGGTGGCTGGAGCCCATGGCCAGATCCCAGGGAGCTCCGGCTCTTTTAATTAAAGTAGAGGAGCCCTCTCAGGGAGTCGATCCTATTGAGAAAAGCACCTCGGTCAGAGGGTCAGAGTTCGGGTGTTGGAGGACTCCTCGATCACACGCTGGCTCGATAGTGCCGAGAGAGACCCTCACAGACCACCATGGAGCAGAGGACGAAACGTGCAAGAGAAGAGCTGAGTGTGAGAATGTCTGGGGACCTCTCTCCACACCTG ATAACTTATTTCTCCCTCCGGAGGCTCCCCGGGCTCTGGGATTACGATTCAGGCCGTACTCCTGGAGTGGTTACACCACAGTAGGACTCAAGCACCTGGTTCAGGATTACCTGTCACCGATGTTAGACCCTCAGCCCACACTGCAGGGTCAGAGCACTCAACTAACCATTGAGGACGACAGTCACATGCTCTTCACCCAGAGACCCTCGCACAAAGCTCCATACAACTGCATCAAATGTGACAAG GTGTTTTTCACTTCTCATGGGCTGGAGGTACATGTCCGAAGATCACACAGCGGCAGTCAGCTCTTCACCTGTGAGGCATGTGGGAAAGCATTTGGACACTCTGTCAGTCTGGAGCAGCACCAAgccacacactcccagggcaag GAGAAGAGTTTCAACTGCAAGATCTGTGGGAAAAATTTTAAACGTTCCTCGACGCTCTCCACTCACTTACTGATCCACTCGGACACCCGCCCGTATCCCTGCCAGTACTGCGGGAAACGATTCCATCAGAAATCCGACATGAAGAAACACACCTTCATCCACACAG GTGAGAAGCCTCACAAGTGTCAGGTGTGTGGGAAAGCCTTCAGCCAGAGCTCAAACCTTATCACCCACAGTCGGAAGCACACTGGCTTCAAACCTTTCGTTTGCTCTGCCTGTGGGAAAGGATTTCAGCGCAAAGTAGACTTGCGCCGGCATCAAGAGACTCATATTGGTTTTAATTCAGTGAACGTATAG